The following are encoded together in the Conger conger chromosome 11, fConCon1.1, whole genome shotgun sequence genome:
- the LOC133140572 gene encoding transmembrane protein 252-like: MQENTRSTTGNLQPPATASNRSPHLPAQPPSTDTGKMVPGKWVRETLLTFARVSLPTLGFGFTCLGAFLLSTSKGAASHPAQAPSAYACIALGFLLLIVGVFWALLLRSKAFLQSHRRRPRHRDSHVFTVDRPDFYPPSYEESSSGDAESAWVAETEPRYNIAPPLYTASTAEVPSEAYSSEDPPPYSETPVQGAGHPDTPPANPAASATLPNVPLDGH; this comes from the exons ATGCAGGAGAACACCAGGAGCACCACTGGTAACCTGCAGCCTCCAGCAACAGCCTCCAACCGAAGCCCCCACCTGCCTGCACAGCCCCcttccacagacacagggaaGATGGTCCCGGGCAAGTGGGTGAGGGAGACGCTCCTGACCTTCGCTCGGgtctccctccccaccctggGCTTTGGCTTCACCTGCCTGGGGGCCTTCCTGCTGTCCACCAGCAAGGGCGCCGCCAGCCACCCCGCCCAGGCGCCGTCCGCCTACGCCTGCATCGCCCTGGGGTTCCTCCTGCTGATCGTCGGGGTCTTCTGGGCCTTGCTTCTGAGGAGCAAGGCCTTCCTGCAAAGCCACCGAAGACGGCCACGACACAGGGACAGCCACGTCTTCACCGTCGACAG gcCTGATTTTTACCCACCGTCCTATGAAGAGTCCTCGTCTGGAGACGCAGAGAGCGCGTGGGTCGCTGAGACCGAACCCCGCTACAACATAGCCCCTCCCCTTTACACGGCGAGCACCGCTGAGGTCCCCAGTGAGGCCTACAGCTCGGAGGACCCGCCCCCGTACAGCGAGACTCCCGTCCAGGGCGCGGGCCACCCGGACACCCCCCCTGCAAACCCCGCCGCCAGTGCCACACTGCCGAACGTCCCTCTCGACGGACATTAG